In Zingiber officinale cultivar Zhangliang chromosome 6A, Zo_v1.1, whole genome shotgun sequence, a single genomic region encodes these proteins:
- the LOC121994281 gene encoding pectinesterase inhibitor 9-like, whose product MARVMALVAFVLMAASLSDGKMTTTGSPTEFVRSSCGATRYPDLCFRSLASYAPAVRHSARQLARAALSVSADRARSASAYVAREAAAASSAGRSSREAGAVQDCLDNMADSVDRLRESAEEMGRMGRAGSTSFAWHMANVRTWCSAALTDENTCLDSLTEHGSESLRAAVRPKVLEVAQVTSNALALVNRV is encoded by the coding sequence atgGCGCGAGTCATGGCTTTGGTGGCCTTCGTCCTCATGGCGGCGAGCCTCTCTGACGGTAAAATGACCACCACCGGCTCACCGACGGAGTTCGTCCGGTCCTCCTGCGGCGCGACGCGGTACCCTGACCTCTGCTTCCGGAGCCTCGCCTCCTACGCGCCGGCGGTCCGCCACAGCGCGCGGCAGCTGGCCCGGGCGGCGCTGTCCGTGAGCGCCGACCGGGCGCGGTCGGCCTCCGCCTACGTGGCCCGGGAGGCTGCGGCGGCATCGTCTGCAGGGAGGAGCAGCCGCGAGGCCGGCGCCGTCCAAGACTGCCTCGACAACATGGCGGACAGCGTGGACCGGCTCCGGGAGTCCGCGGAGGAGATGGGCCGCATGGGCAGGGCCGGGTCGACTAGCTTCGCGTGGCACATGGCCAACGTCCGCACCTGGTGCAGCGCCGCCCTCACCGACGAGAACACCTGCCTGGACAGCCTGACGGAGCACGGCTCCGAATCCCTGCGGGCCGCGGTCCGGCCCAAGGTGCTGGAGGTGGCGCAGGTCACCAGCAACGCGCTGGCCCTCGTCAACCGGGTTTAG
- the LOC121997273 gene encoding two-component response regulator-like PRR95 isoform X2 produces the protein MERGEKACETAMAVVVASGDEEVEDMEAREDSKGEELRWEKLLPRMPVRVLLVEGDDSTRQIIAALLRKCSYRVAAASDGLKAWDTLKDKHHNIDLVLTEVDLPLISGFGLLTMIMDHDQCKNIPVIMMSSHDSMSIVFKCMLRGAADFLIKPIRKNELRNLWQHVWRRQIVSGFNSTHEIQDICEVTHNLKSHSGRREYTTENVVSVHTNKLSSEQESDAHSSCTRSDMEAESARKKLEIKLPITESASMNQNGPDSQLVGVFNHENADLVHTRPFYCNKINNETQCPKPHLDKTPKDIELFQNDTCKSSLVPHLELPLKRYEEPLSDKKDCEQSSAWNHSSMSAFSQYNRKTVTSTLLQQKNLGSESNGLESTDLLKHQESRINVEETNSPSVGSSAHDGRAVQCNPVRVIPVSFPDTSLRMFYSQSGQQTLWSSSSPILLEAAKPTNSSRQENLNPVQADTNEKNGISSSCSLAEKKDETMEHDEQRHVPSAVGESGGSSTCNSSINNLNGSECASGIAGVGDIRTMNVSWPINDECKDGTKPADCQRLTQREIALTKFRLKRKERCFEKKVRYQSRKLLAEQRPRVKGQFVRQEKIKPQPVLVGAFQCNSAAR, from the exons ATGGAGCGAGGAGAGAAGGCTTGCGAAACGGCGATGGCGGTGGTGGTAGCAAGTGGGGATGAGGAGGTAGAGGATATGGAGGCGAGAGAGGACAGCAAAGGAGAGGAGCTGCGATGGGAGAAGCTCCTGCCGAGGATGCCGGTGAGGGTGCTGCTCGTCGAAGGGGATGATTCCACTCGGCAGATCATCGCAGCGCTGCTCAGGAAGTGTAGCTACAGAG TTGCTGCAGCATCAGATGGCTTGAAGGCATGGGATACCTTGAAGGATAAACACCATAATATTGACCTTGTTCTTACTGAAGTTGACTTGCCATTAATTTCAGGCTTTGGCCTTCTGACCATGATAATGGACCATGACCAATGCAAGAATATTCCAGTAATAA TGATGTCTTCACATGATTCTATGAGCATTGTTTTCAAATGCATGTTAAGAGGTGCCGCAGATTTTCTTATTAAGCCGATCCGCAAGAATGAACTTAGGAACTTGTGGCAACATGTCTGGAGAAGGCAAATT GTAAGTGGATTCAATAGTACACATGAAATTCAAGACATTTGTGAGGTAACTCATAATCTGAAATCTCATTCTGGTAGAAGAGAATATACAACTGAGAATGTTGTTAGTGTACACACAAATAAACTATCGAGCGAGCAGGAGAGTGATGCACAT AGTTCTTGTACAAGGTCTGACATGGAAGCTGAAAGTGCACGCAAGAAATTGGAGATCAAGCTGCCAATCACAGAAAGTGCATCCATGAATCAGAATGGACCCGATTCACAACTTGTTGGTGTATTCAATCATGAAAATGCAGATCTTG TACACACCAGACCTTTTTACTGCAACAAGATCAACAATGAAACTCAGTGTCCTAAACCTCATCTCGACAAAACTCCAAAGGATATCGAGTTGTTCCAAAACGATACATGCAAGTCGAGTCTTGTGCCTCATTTGGAGCTCCCTTTGAAAAGATACGAGGAGCCATTATCAGACAAGAAAGATTGTGAGCAATCCAGTGCGTGGAACCATTCGAGCATGTCAGCCTTCTCACA GTACAACCGAAAAACAGTGACATCAACCTTGTTGCAGCAAAAGAATCTAGGATCTGAAAGCAATGGACTTGAGTCTACTGATCTTCTGAAACATCAGGAATCCAGAATAAATGTTGAAGAGACTAATTCGCCTTCTGTGGGATCTTCAGCTCATGATGGAAGAGCAGTACAATGCAATCCTGTTCGAGTTATTCCGGTTTCTTTTCCTGACACGTCTTTAAGAATGTTCTATTCACAGTCAGGGCAACAAACCCTTTGGAGTTCCAGTTCACCAATATTACTGGAAGCAGCAAAACCCACAAACTCTTCACGACAAGAAAATCTCAACCCTGTGCAAGCTGACACTAACGAGAAGAATGGTATAAGCTCATCTTGCAGTTTGGCAGAAAAGAAGGATGAAACTATGGAGCACGACGAACAGAGGCATGTTCCATCAGCAGTAGGAGAGAGTGGTGGTAGCAGCACATGCAATAGTAGCATTAATAATCTCAATGGCAGTGAATGTGCCAGTGGAATTGCCGGTGTCGGAGATATTCGTACGATGAATGTTTCTTGGCCCATAAATGACGAATGCAAAGATGGAACAAAGCCGGCAGATTGCCAGCGTTTAACCCAAAGAGAAATAGCCTTGACCAAATTCCGTTTGAAGAGGAAGGAAAGATGCTTTGAGAAGAAG GTTCGATATCAGAGCAGAAAATTACTTGCAGAACAGCGTCCTCGCGTGAAGGGGCAATTTGTTAGACAGGAGAAGATCAAGCCTCAACCAGTATTAGTGGGTGCCTTTCAATGTAATTCAGCTGCTAGATAG
- the LOC121997273 gene encoding two-component response regulator-like PRR95 isoform X1, whose protein sequence is MERGEKACETAMAVVVASGDEEVEDMEAREDSKGEELRWEKLLPRMPVRVLLVEGDDSTRQIIAALLRKCSYRVAAASDGLKAWDTLKDKHHNIDLVLTEVDLPLISGFGLLTMIMDHDQCKNIPVIMMSSHDSMSIVFKCMLRGAADFLIKPIRKNELRNLWQHVWRRQIVSGFNSTHEIQDICEVTHNLKSHSGRREYTTENVVSVHTNKLSSEQESDAHSSCTRSDMEAESARKKLEIKLPITESASMNQNGPDSQLVGVFNHENADLVNKTVDSVHTRPFYCNKINNETQCPKPHLDKTPKDIELFQNDTCKSSLVPHLELPLKRYEEPLSDKKDCEQSSAWNHSSMSAFSQYNRKTVTSTLLQQKNLGSESNGLESTDLLKHQESRINVEETNSPSVGSSAHDGRAVQCNPVRVIPVSFPDTSLRMFYSQSGQQTLWSSSSPILLEAAKPTNSSRQENLNPVQADTNEKNGISSSCSLAEKKDETMEHDEQRHVPSAVGESGGSSTCNSSINNLNGSECASGIAGVGDIRTMNVSWPINDECKDGTKPADCQRLTQREIALTKFRLKRKERCFEKKVRYQSRKLLAEQRPRVKGQFVRQEKIKPQPVLVGAFQCNSAAR, encoded by the exons ATGGAGCGAGGAGAGAAGGCTTGCGAAACGGCGATGGCGGTGGTGGTAGCAAGTGGGGATGAGGAGGTAGAGGATATGGAGGCGAGAGAGGACAGCAAAGGAGAGGAGCTGCGATGGGAGAAGCTCCTGCCGAGGATGCCGGTGAGGGTGCTGCTCGTCGAAGGGGATGATTCCACTCGGCAGATCATCGCAGCGCTGCTCAGGAAGTGTAGCTACAGAG TTGCTGCAGCATCAGATGGCTTGAAGGCATGGGATACCTTGAAGGATAAACACCATAATATTGACCTTGTTCTTACTGAAGTTGACTTGCCATTAATTTCAGGCTTTGGCCTTCTGACCATGATAATGGACCATGACCAATGCAAGAATATTCCAGTAATAA TGATGTCTTCACATGATTCTATGAGCATTGTTTTCAAATGCATGTTAAGAGGTGCCGCAGATTTTCTTATTAAGCCGATCCGCAAGAATGAACTTAGGAACTTGTGGCAACATGTCTGGAGAAGGCAAATT GTAAGTGGATTCAATAGTACACATGAAATTCAAGACATTTGTGAGGTAACTCATAATCTGAAATCTCATTCTGGTAGAAGAGAATATACAACTGAGAATGTTGTTAGTGTACACACAAATAAACTATCGAGCGAGCAGGAGAGTGATGCACAT AGTTCTTGTACAAGGTCTGACATGGAAGCTGAAAGTGCACGCAAGAAATTGGAGATCAAGCTGCCAATCACAGAAAGTGCATCCATGAATCAGAATGGACCCGATTCACAACTTGTTGGTGTATTCAATCATGAAAATGCAGATCTTG TGAACAAAACTGTTGATTCAGTACACACCAGACCTTTTTACTGCAACAAGATCAACAATGAAACTCAGTGTCCTAAACCTCATCTCGACAAAACTCCAAAGGATATCGAGTTGTTCCAAAACGATACATGCAAGTCGAGTCTTGTGCCTCATTTGGAGCTCCCTTTGAAAAGATACGAGGAGCCATTATCAGACAAGAAAGATTGTGAGCAATCCAGTGCGTGGAACCATTCGAGCATGTCAGCCTTCTCACA GTACAACCGAAAAACAGTGACATCAACCTTGTTGCAGCAAAAGAATCTAGGATCTGAAAGCAATGGACTTGAGTCTACTGATCTTCTGAAACATCAGGAATCCAGAATAAATGTTGAAGAGACTAATTCGCCTTCTGTGGGATCTTCAGCTCATGATGGAAGAGCAGTACAATGCAATCCTGTTCGAGTTATTCCGGTTTCTTTTCCTGACACGTCTTTAAGAATGTTCTATTCACAGTCAGGGCAACAAACCCTTTGGAGTTCCAGTTCACCAATATTACTGGAAGCAGCAAAACCCACAAACTCTTCACGACAAGAAAATCTCAACCCTGTGCAAGCTGACACTAACGAGAAGAATGGTATAAGCTCATCTTGCAGTTTGGCAGAAAAGAAGGATGAAACTATGGAGCACGACGAACAGAGGCATGTTCCATCAGCAGTAGGAGAGAGTGGTGGTAGCAGCACATGCAATAGTAGCATTAATAATCTCAATGGCAGTGAATGTGCCAGTGGAATTGCCGGTGTCGGAGATATTCGTACGATGAATGTTTCTTGGCCCATAAATGACGAATGCAAAGATGGAACAAAGCCGGCAGATTGCCAGCGTTTAACCCAAAGAGAAATAGCCTTGACCAAATTCCGTTTGAAGAGGAAGGAAAGATGCTTTGAGAAGAAG GTTCGATATCAGAGCAGAAAATTACTTGCAGAACAGCGTCCTCGCGTGAAGGGGCAATTTGTTAGACAGGAGAAGATCAAGCCTCAACCAGTATTAGTGGGTGCCTTTCAATGTAATTCAGCTGCTAGATAG
- the LOC121997273 gene encoding two-component response regulator-like PRR95 isoform X3, with amino-acid sequence MERGEKACETAMAVVVASGDEEVEDMEAREDSKGEELRWEKLLPRMPVRVLLVEGDDSTRQIIAALLRKCSYRVAAASDGLKAWDTLKDKHHNIDLVLTEVDLPLISGFGLLTMIMDHDQCKNIPVIMMSSHDSMSIVFKCMLRGAADFLIKPIRKNELRNLWQHVWRRQIVSGFNSTHEIQDICESSCTRSDMEAESARKKLEIKLPITESASMNQNGPDSQLVGVFNHENADLVNKTVDSVHTRPFYCNKINNETQCPKPHLDKTPKDIELFQNDTCKSSLVPHLELPLKRYEEPLSDKKDCEQSSAWNHSSMSAFSQYNRKTVTSTLLQQKNLGSESNGLESTDLLKHQESRINVEETNSPSVGSSAHDGRAVQCNPVRVIPVSFPDTSLRMFYSQSGQQTLWSSSSPILLEAAKPTNSSRQENLNPVQADTNEKNGISSSCSLAEKKDETMEHDEQRHVPSAVGESGGSSTCNSSINNLNGSECASGIAGVGDIRTMNVSWPINDECKDGTKPADCQRLTQREIALTKFRLKRKERCFEKKVRYQSRKLLAEQRPRVKGQFVRQEKIKPQPVLVGAFQCNSAAR; translated from the exons ATGGAGCGAGGAGAGAAGGCTTGCGAAACGGCGATGGCGGTGGTGGTAGCAAGTGGGGATGAGGAGGTAGAGGATATGGAGGCGAGAGAGGACAGCAAAGGAGAGGAGCTGCGATGGGAGAAGCTCCTGCCGAGGATGCCGGTGAGGGTGCTGCTCGTCGAAGGGGATGATTCCACTCGGCAGATCATCGCAGCGCTGCTCAGGAAGTGTAGCTACAGAG TTGCTGCAGCATCAGATGGCTTGAAGGCATGGGATACCTTGAAGGATAAACACCATAATATTGACCTTGTTCTTACTGAAGTTGACTTGCCATTAATTTCAGGCTTTGGCCTTCTGACCATGATAATGGACCATGACCAATGCAAGAATATTCCAGTAATAA TGATGTCTTCACATGATTCTATGAGCATTGTTTTCAAATGCATGTTAAGAGGTGCCGCAGATTTTCTTATTAAGCCGATCCGCAAGAATGAACTTAGGAACTTGTGGCAACATGTCTGGAGAAGGCAAATT GTAAGTGGATTCAATAGTACACATGAAATTCAAGACATTTGTGAG AGTTCTTGTACAAGGTCTGACATGGAAGCTGAAAGTGCACGCAAGAAATTGGAGATCAAGCTGCCAATCACAGAAAGTGCATCCATGAATCAGAATGGACCCGATTCACAACTTGTTGGTGTATTCAATCATGAAAATGCAGATCTTG TGAACAAAACTGTTGATTCAGTACACACCAGACCTTTTTACTGCAACAAGATCAACAATGAAACTCAGTGTCCTAAACCTCATCTCGACAAAACTCCAAAGGATATCGAGTTGTTCCAAAACGATACATGCAAGTCGAGTCTTGTGCCTCATTTGGAGCTCCCTTTGAAAAGATACGAGGAGCCATTATCAGACAAGAAAGATTGTGAGCAATCCAGTGCGTGGAACCATTCGAGCATGTCAGCCTTCTCACA GTACAACCGAAAAACAGTGACATCAACCTTGTTGCAGCAAAAGAATCTAGGATCTGAAAGCAATGGACTTGAGTCTACTGATCTTCTGAAACATCAGGAATCCAGAATAAATGTTGAAGAGACTAATTCGCCTTCTGTGGGATCTTCAGCTCATGATGGAAGAGCAGTACAATGCAATCCTGTTCGAGTTATTCCGGTTTCTTTTCCTGACACGTCTTTAAGAATGTTCTATTCACAGTCAGGGCAACAAACCCTTTGGAGTTCCAGTTCACCAATATTACTGGAAGCAGCAAAACCCACAAACTCTTCACGACAAGAAAATCTCAACCCTGTGCAAGCTGACACTAACGAGAAGAATGGTATAAGCTCATCTTGCAGTTTGGCAGAAAAGAAGGATGAAACTATGGAGCACGACGAACAGAGGCATGTTCCATCAGCAGTAGGAGAGAGTGGTGGTAGCAGCACATGCAATAGTAGCATTAATAATCTCAATGGCAGTGAATGTGCCAGTGGAATTGCCGGTGTCGGAGATATTCGTACGATGAATGTTTCTTGGCCCATAAATGACGAATGCAAAGATGGAACAAAGCCGGCAGATTGCCAGCGTTTAACCCAAAGAGAAATAGCCTTGACCAAATTCCGTTTGAAGAGGAAGGAAAGATGCTTTGAGAAGAAG GTTCGATATCAGAGCAGAAAATTACTTGCAGAACAGCGTCCTCGCGTGAAGGGGCAATTTGTTAGACAGGAGAAGATCAAGCCTCAACCAGTATTAGTGGGTGCCTTTCAATGTAATTCAGCTGCTAGATAG
- the LOC121997273 gene encoding two-component response regulator-like PRR95 isoform X4, with protein sequence MQEYSMMSSHDSMSIVFKCMLRGAADFLIKPIRKNELRNLWQHVWRRQIVSGFNSTHEIQDICEVTHNLKSHSGRREYTTENVVSVHTNKLSSEQESDAHSSCTRSDMEAESARKKLEIKLPITESASMNQNGPDSQLVGVFNHENADLVNKTVDSVHTRPFYCNKINNETQCPKPHLDKTPKDIELFQNDTCKSSLVPHLELPLKRYEEPLSDKKDCEQSSAWNHSSMSAFSQYNRKTVTSTLLQQKNLGSESNGLESTDLLKHQESRINVEETNSPSVGSSAHDGRAVQCNPVRVIPVSFPDTSLRMFYSQSGQQTLWSSSSPILLEAAKPTNSSRQENLNPVQADTNEKNGISSSCSLAEKKDETMEHDEQRHVPSAVGESGGSSTCNSSINNLNGSECASGIAGVGDIRTMNVSWPINDECKDGTKPADCQRLTQREIALTKFRLKRKERCFEKKVRYQSRKLLAEQRPRVKGQFVRQEKIKPQPVLVGAFQCNSAAR encoded by the exons ATGCAAGAATATTCCA TGATGTCTTCACATGATTCTATGAGCATTGTTTTCAAATGCATGTTAAGAGGTGCCGCAGATTTTCTTATTAAGCCGATCCGCAAGAATGAACTTAGGAACTTGTGGCAACATGTCTGGAGAAGGCAAATT GTAAGTGGATTCAATAGTACACATGAAATTCAAGACATTTGTGAGGTAACTCATAATCTGAAATCTCATTCTGGTAGAAGAGAATATACAACTGAGAATGTTGTTAGTGTACACACAAATAAACTATCGAGCGAGCAGGAGAGTGATGCACAT AGTTCTTGTACAAGGTCTGACATGGAAGCTGAAAGTGCACGCAAGAAATTGGAGATCAAGCTGCCAATCACAGAAAGTGCATCCATGAATCAGAATGGACCCGATTCACAACTTGTTGGTGTATTCAATCATGAAAATGCAGATCTTG TGAACAAAACTGTTGATTCAGTACACACCAGACCTTTTTACTGCAACAAGATCAACAATGAAACTCAGTGTCCTAAACCTCATCTCGACAAAACTCCAAAGGATATCGAGTTGTTCCAAAACGATACATGCAAGTCGAGTCTTGTGCCTCATTTGGAGCTCCCTTTGAAAAGATACGAGGAGCCATTATCAGACAAGAAAGATTGTGAGCAATCCAGTGCGTGGAACCATTCGAGCATGTCAGCCTTCTCACA GTACAACCGAAAAACAGTGACATCAACCTTGTTGCAGCAAAAGAATCTAGGATCTGAAAGCAATGGACTTGAGTCTACTGATCTTCTGAAACATCAGGAATCCAGAATAAATGTTGAAGAGACTAATTCGCCTTCTGTGGGATCTTCAGCTCATGATGGAAGAGCAGTACAATGCAATCCTGTTCGAGTTATTCCGGTTTCTTTTCCTGACACGTCTTTAAGAATGTTCTATTCACAGTCAGGGCAACAAACCCTTTGGAGTTCCAGTTCACCAATATTACTGGAAGCAGCAAAACCCACAAACTCTTCACGACAAGAAAATCTCAACCCTGTGCAAGCTGACACTAACGAGAAGAATGGTATAAGCTCATCTTGCAGTTTGGCAGAAAAGAAGGATGAAACTATGGAGCACGACGAACAGAGGCATGTTCCATCAGCAGTAGGAGAGAGTGGTGGTAGCAGCACATGCAATAGTAGCATTAATAATCTCAATGGCAGTGAATGTGCCAGTGGAATTGCCGGTGTCGGAGATATTCGTACGATGAATGTTTCTTGGCCCATAAATGACGAATGCAAAGATGGAACAAAGCCGGCAGATTGCCAGCGTTTAACCCAAAGAGAAATAGCCTTGACCAAATTCCGTTTGAAGAGGAAGGAAAGATGCTTTGAGAAGAAG GTTCGATATCAGAGCAGAAAATTACTTGCAGAACAGCGTCCTCGCGTGAAGGGGCAATTTGTTAGACAGGAGAAGATCAAGCCTCAACCAGTATTAGTGGGTGCCTTTCAATGTAATTCAGCTGCTAGATAG
- the LOC121997274 gene encoding polcalcin Phl p 7-like → MGEVTPEMERIFKRFDTNGDGKISLAELAEVLRTLGSTSADDVNHVMAEVDIDGDGNIDFKEFVAFCLANPGLMKDIAKVF, encoded by the coding sequence atGGGAGAGGTGACGCCGGAGATGGAAAGGATCTTCAAGCGCTTTGACACTAATGGCGACGGGAAGATCTCCTTAGCTGAGCTCGCAGAAGTCCTTCGAACGCTAGGCTCCACATCTGCTGATGATGTGAACCATGTAATGGCTGAGGTTGACATCGATGGCGATGGGAACATCGATTTCAAAGAGTTCGTGGCCTTTTGTCTTGCTAACCCGGGCCTTATGAAGGACATTGCTAAGGTCTTTTAG
- the LOC121997276 gene encoding UMP-CMP kinase 3-like isoform X5, with the protein METTMNSSTIQDGNGAFPGDKKITVVFVLGGPGSGKGTQCSKIVENFGFTHLSAGDLLRAEIKSGSENGTMISNMIKEGKIVPSEVTVELLRKAILESGNNKFVIDGFPRNEENRVAFENVTKLEPEFILFFDCPEEEMEQRLLGRNQGRDDDNIETIRKRFGVFIESSLPVIEYYDQKGKVRKIDAMKPIDDVFEDVKAIFAPFLAKDDSSCPIDVTNTNIL; encoded by the exons ATACAGGATGGCAATGGAGCGTTTCCAGGTGACAAAAAGATCACTGTGGTTTTTGTGTTAG GTGGGCCTGGCAGTGGAAAGGGGACACAATGTTCGAAAATTGTGGAAAATTTTGGGTTCACTCATCTTAGTGCTGGTGATCTTCTGCGTGCAGAAATCAAGTCTGGCTCAGAGAATGG TACCATGATCTCAAACATGATAAAGGAAGGTAAAATTGTCCCTTCTGAAGTTACAGTTGAGCTTTTAAGAAAGGCTATCCTTGAGAGCGGGAACAATAAGTTTGTTATTGATGGATTTCCTCGAAATGAAGAGAACCGTGTTGCTTTTGAGAATGTT ACAAAGCTTGAACCAGAATTTATACTTTTCTTTGATTGTCCAGAGGAAGAGATGGAACAACGACTTTTAGGTCGCAACCAG GGGAGAGATGATGATAACATTGAGACAATAAGGAAGCGTTTCGGAGTTTTTATTGAATCTAGTTTACCTGTGATTGAGTATTATGACCAGAAGGGCAAAGTTCGAAAG ATTGATGCTATGAAACCCATAGATGATGTGTTCGAAGATGTGAAGGCCATTTTTGCCCCATTCCTTGCAAAA GATGATTCAAGCTGCCCCATTGATGTAACAAACACAAATATACTTTAA
- the LOC121997276 gene encoding UMP-CMP kinase 3-like isoform X7 yields MISNMIKEGKIVPSEVTVELLRKAILESGNNKFVIDGFPRNEENRVAFENVTKLEPEFILFFDCPEEEMEQRLLGRNQGRDDDNIETIRKRFGVFIESSLPVIEYYDQKGKVRKIDAMKPIDDVFEDVKAIFAPFLAKDDSSCPIDVTNTNIL; encoded by the exons ATGATCTCAAACATGATAAAGGAAGGTAAAATTGTCCCTTCTGAAGTTACAGTTGAGCTTTTAAGAAAGGCTATCCTTGAGAGCGGGAACAATAAGTTTGTTATTGATGGATTTCCTCGAAATGAAGAGAACCGTGTTGCTTTTGAGAATGTT ACAAAGCTTGAACCAGAATTTATACTTTTCTTTGATTGTCCAGAGGAAGAGATGGAACAACGACTTTTAGGTCGCAACCAG GGGAGAGATGATGATAACATTGAGACAATAAGGAAGCGTTTCGGAGTTTTTATTGAATCTAGTTTACCTGTGATTGAGTATTATGACCAGAAGGGCAAAGTTCGAAAG ATTGATGCTATGAAACCCATAGATGATGTGTTCGAAGATGTGAAGGCCATTTTTGCCCCATTCCTTGCAAAA GATGATTCAAGCTGCCCCATTGATGTAACAAACACAAATATACTTTAA
- the LOC121997276 gene encoding UMP-CMP kinase 3-like isoform X6, whose product METTMNSSTDGNGAFPGDKKITVVFVLGGPGSGKGTQCSKIVENFGFTHLSAGDLLRAEIKSGSENGTMISNMIKEGKIVPSEVTVELLRKAILESGNNKFVIDGFPRNEENRVAFENVTKLEPEFILFFDCPEEEMEQRLLGRNQGRDDDNIETIRKRFGVFIESSLPVIEYYDQKGKVRKIDAMKPIDDVFEDVKAIFAPFLAKDDSSCPIDVTNTNIL is encoded by the exons GATGGCAATGGAGCGTTTCCAGGTGACAAAAAGATCACTGTGGTTTTTGTGTTAG GTGGGCCTGGCAGTGGAAAGGGGACACAATGTTCGAAAATTGTGGAAAATTTTGGGTTCACTCATCTTAGTGCTGGTGATCTTCTGCGTGCAGAAATCAAGTCTGGCTCAGAGAATGG TACCATGATCTCAAACATGATAAAGGAAGGTAAAATTGTCCCTTCTGAAGTTACAGTTGAGCTTTTAAGAAAGGCTATCCTTGAGAGCGGGAACAATAAGTTTGTTATTGATGGATTTCCTCGAAATGAAGAGAACCGTGTTGCTTTTGAGAATGTT ACAAAGCTTGAACCAGAATTTATACTTTTCTTTGATTGTCCAGAGGAAGAGATGGAACAACGACTTTTAGGTCGCAACCAG GGGAGAGATGATGATAACATTGAGACAATAAGGAAGCGTTTCGGAGTTTTTATTGAATCTAGTTTACCTGTGATTGAGTATTATGACCAGAAGGGCAAAGTTCGAAAG ATTGATGCTATGAAACCCATAGATGATGTGTTCGAAGATGTGAAGGCCATTTTTGCCCCATTCCTTGCAAAA GATGATTCAAGCTGCCCCATTGATGTAACAAACACAAATATACTTTAA